CCTGCAGTCTCTGCTGTCTGGGTCTGTGCCTAGCCAGCCTCTCCAGCTCACATAGGCTCACCCCACTCCTCCCTAGAGGGCCCAGTACCAGGACAAGTTGGCTCGGCAGCGGTACGAGGACCagctgaagcagcaggtgagctggccctgggctgtggctgTCCACTCTGAGGGGCGGGAGGGACCATGTGTGCTGGCGTCCACCGCTGGGGGCTTGGCTCCTCTGACGGTTCTTGGCCACAAGTTGGCAGGGGACATGCACGTGTGTGGGCCACACATGTGCAGTCCTCGGGTTCACACACCTGCCTGTGCGCATGCTCGGCCGCTGGGCAAGCAGAACGGCTGTTCCGACTGCAGAGTCCCACCCATTTTGTGACTTTTCAGCAACTGATCAATGAAGAAAACTTGCGGAAGCAGGAGGAGTCTGTGCAGAAGCAAGAGGCCATGCGGCGAGGTGGGTGCCAGCGTGGGGTGCCAGCGTGgggtgctggggaagcagcaggcagaggcgGCGAGGTGGGGTGCCAGCGTGgggtgctggggaagcagcagacaggtgGCGAGGTGGGGTGCCAGCGTGgggtgctggggaagcagcagacaggcgGCGAGGTGGGGTGCCAGCGTGgggtgctggggaagcagcagacaggcgGCGAGGTGGGGTGCCAGCGTGGGGTGCCAGCATGgggtgctggggaagcagcagacaggcgGCGAGGTAGGGTGCCAGCGTGGGGTGCCAGCGTGgggtgctggggaagcagcagacaggtgGCGAGGTGGGGTGCCAGCATGgggtgctggggaagcagcagacaggcgGCGAGGTGGGGTGCCAGCGTGgggtgctggggaagcagcagacaggcgGCGAGGTGGGGTGCCAGCGTGgggtgctggggaagcagcagacaggcgGCGAGGTGGGGTGCCAGCGTGgggtgctggggaagcagcagacaggcgGCGAGGTGGGGTGCCAGCGTGgggtgctggggaagcagcagacaggcgGCGAGGTGGGGTGCCAGCGTGgggtgctggggaagcagcagacaggcgGCGAGGTGGGGTGCCAGCGTGGGGTGCCAGCGTGgggtgctggggaagcagcagacaggcgGCGAGGTGGGGTGCCAGCGTGgggtgctggggaagcagcagacaggcgGCGAGGTGGGGTGCCAGCGTGGGGTGCCAGCATGgggtgctggggaagcagcagacaggcgGCGAGGTAGGGTGCCAGCGTGGGGTGCCAGCGTGgggtgctggggaagcagcagacaggtgGCGAGGTGGGGTGCCAGCATGgggtgctggggaagcagcagacaggcgGCGAGGTGGGGTGCCAGCGTGgggtgctggggaagcagcagacaggcgGCGAGGTGGGGTGCCAGCGTGgggtgctggggaagcagcagacaggcgGCGAGGTGGGGTGCCAGCGTGgggtgctggggaagcagcagacaggcgGCGAGGTGGGGTGCCAGCGTGgggtgctggggaagcagcagacaggcgGCAAGGTGGGGTGCCAGCGTGGGGTGCCAGCGTGgggtgctggggaagcagcagacaggcgGCGAGGTGGGGTGCCAGCGTGgggtgctggggaagcagcagacaggcgGCGAGGTGGGGTGCCAGCGTGgggtgctggggaagcagcacacAGAAGCAGCTTACGTACCGCGGTGGAGCTTGTGCTCCCAGTGCGGGTGGCGATGCCAGGCTTGTGCCTGGTGGCGGACCCTGTGGAGCACAGACGTCCTTGGCCACCTGCCTCGGCTGCTGCTTTGCTGGTCGAGTTCAGCATAAGTAGGTGTCCTTCGCCATGCTgcacatgcagtgtgtccttttGGCCACGCCACCTCAGGAAGGCTGCTTGGGTCCCAGGGTCTGGTCTTGGGGTCTGCTGGGGTGGTGTGCAGCCAAACATGTCTGTGCTGCTGATCCTGCGACAGCCACTGTGGAGCGGGAGATGGAGCTGCGCCACAAGAACGAGCTGCTGCGGGTCGAGGctgaggccagggccagggccaaggCAGAGCGGGAGAACGCAGACATCACCCGGGAGCAGATCCGCCTGAAAGCCGCTGAGCACCGCCAGACCATCCTGGAGTCGATCCGGTGAGgctctggcctgtgtgccccGTCTTGCCAGCTGTGCAGCCAGTTCCTTCCTGGAGTGCAGCTTTGGTGTCACTCTGGGGGCCTCAGCAGGCTGGCGCTGTGCTACTGCTGTGCTCAACTTGGGCCTGGCCCCATAGCCCTTGCTTGCCCAGGTCACATGACTGCTTTCCTCTGCAGGACAGCTGGCACCCTCTTTGGGGAAGGATTCCGTGCCTTTGTGACCGACTGGGACAAAGTGACGGCCACGGTAATGCTACAGTGCATGCGTGTAGCCCTCCTAGTACCAGTCCTTCCTCCCGGGCCCCAGGTGCAGGCACACAGTACTGGCACCTGACCCTCTGCCATGGGTCCCCTGTTCTTCCTCTGACGGTGGGGCCTGAGGTGGGACTGGCACTCGGGACCATGGTTGCTCTGTATCTGCCTGGCAGTGTCCAGGAATGGGTAGCCTACGATGCAGCTATGCGGTCAGCTTGCGGTTGGAAGGGCCCGCCCAGGGCACTGAGAGCAGCGGTTtaggatgcccacagcccaccACACTCAGTTCCTGTGGCCCGTGTACTCTGCGCGGCGATTGCCATGGCTGCTGTGACCTAGAGATGTGGCGGGAGCTTGTGGCTCGTGGCTTTGCGTCCGGCCCAGACTTGGCTGCCATGAGCCTCAGTGGGCAAACTGGGGAGGGGACTCGGTGGCCCCCAGGTAAATGTAACAGCAAGTGCCAGAGGCAGGGCCCTCCATACCTGGAATACGTGGCTAACCCAAAGTAATTTCGGGGACCATGCTTCTGTGAGGGCCGTGGGCACGAGCCGCTGTGCCCACACGCAGTCCACACCTGGCGTGTGACAGGGGTCCGCGTATGACACATGCCTGGCTGCGTGCGGCCAGCGGGTCTCACTGGGACTCAGCACTGCCGGGGTGTACCCCCTCATGCTGCTGCCTGTCGTGCGTGGCGTGGCTGCACTCCGGGCTCAGCCTTGTcgcctggctcctgctgcccccaTGAGGCTCTTGGTGCAGTGGTGAACACAGCCCACCCATCTCCCCTCCAGGTGGCCGGGCTGACACTGCTGGCCGTTGGAGTCTATTCTGCCAAAAACGCCACAGCCGTTGTGGGCCGGTACGTTGAGGCCCGGCTAGGGAAGCCGTCGCTGGTGCGGGAGACGTCCCGTATCTCGGTGCTGGAGGCGCTGAGGCACCCTGTTCAGGTAAGAGCCGGTGCCAGGCTCCCTAGGTCCCTGGGCCTGCGCATGCTGCATGGCCATCCAGCTGCCCAAGCGGTTAGTGACCCCACGCTGCCATCCCTGCAGGTCAGTCGGCGCCTCCTGAGTCGACCCCAGGACGCCCTGGAGGGCGTGGTGCTCAGCGTAAGTGCCCCGGCATCCAGAACTGAGAACCCCACGTGGGACTTGCCATCTGCCCCTACTGGACGGTCTTCCCATGGCCTAACCCTCCCCCAGGCTCGAGGGGCGGTGTCTGTCCCCCATCATTGTGGTCTTGTCTGGACAGCCCAGCCTGGAGGCCCGGGTGCGAGACATCGCCATAGCAACAAGGAACACCAAGAAGAACAAGAGCCTGTATCGGAACGTTCTGATGTACGGGCCACCAGGGACTGGCAAGACACTGTTTGCCAAGGTGAGGACAGCCCGCCGGGTAGGGGAGACATGTCATGGGAGGGCCTGCCCTGCAGCCATCTGTACTTCCCCCCACCCTTGCCCAGAAACTGGCCTTGCACTCGGGCATGGACTATGCCGTCATGACGGGCGGCGACGTGGCCCCCATGGGGCGGGACGGCGTGACCGCCATGCACAAAGTCTTCGACTGGGCCAACACTAGCCGGCGCGGGTGAGATGCCAGCCCTAGTCTCATTCCCGCTGTCAGACCGGACCCTGGGGTGGGGCCAGTCCAGCCTGCTGGGCCCTAGTAGAGGTCTGGGCAGCTGGGAGGGGAGAGATCTGTGAGCCTGTGGCTGCCGTGACCCCACCATGCTGTGCCCCGCCCCCAGCATgctgctgcctgccccctccctgtgCTAACTCCAGGTGCCCACAGCCTGCAAGCTCCTTCAGGAAGGAGATTCAGCCTTGGCACAGGGCACAGGCCCATGGCGTGGTGTATACGGACACACAGTACATGTCGGCCATGGGAACGCTAGAACTGGGTGTGGCTGGAGCTGCTGAGGTGCCAGGGGATGCCCGCCCATACCCTGCCCTGGGTGCACTCAGCGGTCCCTGTGTGGACATTGTGTGGTTTGCAGCCTGCTGCTGTTTGTGGACGAGGCCGATGCCTTCCTCAGGAAGCGTGCAACTGTGAGTGCTTTGGGGGGCCCGGGGCGAGGGCGGTGGGCCAGGGACTCTGCGTTCGGCTAGGCGCGTTCCAGGCTTCAGGTCAGGGCTGTGCGCTTGACatgcctgcccctgcctgtgACCCTTGGTCAGCTTGGCCGGCTGCTGTTGGTCCTGTGACCACCTATGGTGGAACCTTCTAAACCTTCTCTCTGCAGGAGAAGATCAGTGAGGACCTCAGGGCCACGCTGAATGCCTTCCTGCACAGGACGGGACAACACAGCAGCAAGTGAGCGGCCATGGGCGGGCTGGGCCACAAAAGCTGTGGGCTCTGTGAGCGGCCTGGCAGGCGCTTGAGCGGAGCCGGAGGTCAGTCCTTGCTCAGAGTTTGTGTGCAAGAAAGAGCTAAGGACAACTCTCCTGGGCGCGGCCAGGCCTGCCCGACCCCATGCCCAGGTCTGTGGTTCTGCCTTGGCAGGGCCCCTCCGGGCCCAGTGGGCTGTGAGCTACCCACTGTCCCTTGTCCCTgtgggtcagttgggctgagagCCAGGTAGAGCAGGTTCAACAGCAGACACCCTGGCCGCTGCAGGTTCATGCTGGTCCTGGCCAGCAACCAGCCGGAGCAGTTCGACTGGGCTGTCAACGACCGCATCGACGAGTTGGTCAACTTCGAGCTGCCAGGGCTCGCGGAGCGGGAGCGCCTGGTGAGGCTCTACTTCGACAAGCACGTGCTGCGGCCAGCCACCGAGGGCAAGCAGTGAGTGCCCGTCCCCCGCCACCCCTGCATCCTTTCCGAGAATGGCTCTGGCTGGGTGGCAGGCCACAGCCCCTCTGTCCTGGCTGGGTGGCAGGCCACAGCCCCTCTGTCCTGGCTGGGGTGGCGGGCCACAGCCCCTCTGTCCTGGCTGGGGTGGCAGGCCACAGTCCCTCTGTCCGGGACCCTCACCAtcccccagcagccagcagttcCCCGCGAGCAGTGAGTCCTCGGTCGGCTGACCCCGGGCATCCGCCTCCCAGCCCGTGTGCCCAGCCTGGATCCCTCCTGGCTCTGAGCTCTCCTGGAGGAACGTGGCTGCCCTCCCCGTCCAGTGCTGCCTGTCCGGGTCCTAACCCCTGGCCCTGTCGCCAGGTCTCGGACTATTTTGTCCTGGCCTGATTTTTGTGGTCTCCTTCCGCATGGCTCCCTGCCTCAGATGGGTACCATGGCATTTGTGCCATGGGCTGGACGTTGGGGGAGGTCCTACTGCCCAGGCACTGCCGCAGAGCTGGTCTCTGGCCATGAGGGCTGCCCAGACGCCGGGAGGATGGGGCTGGGGCGTCGGGGGTCTGCACAGACTTTGGGAACTCCCCTGCAGGCGCCTGAAGCTGGCCCAGTTTGACTATGGACAGAAGTGCTCAGAAGTGGCCAGGCTGACCGAGGGCATGTCGGGCCGTGAGATTTCCcagctggctgtggcctggcaggtGAGTCGGGGCCTGGCATGAGGCCCTCAGCTACTCCAGTCTTGTTCCAAAGGCCACATCCTGAgggggtgaggtgaggtgaggctgTGGTGAGGTGAAGATGGTGTCAAGTGAGGTAAGGTGAGAATGAGTTAAGCTGAAGTGAAGTGGGGGCAAGGTGCGGATGAgacggaggggaggggaggtgaggTGGGGTTGGGTGAGATGAGGGAGTGAggatgaggtgaggtgaggtgagatgagggaggtgaggtgaggtggggTTGGGTGAGATGAGGGAGTGAggatgaggtgaggtgaggtgagatgagggaggtgaggtggggtggggttgggtgaGATGAGGGAGTGAggatgaggtgaggtgaggtgagatgagggaggtgaggtggggtggggttgggtgaGATGAGGGAGTGAggatgaggtgaggtgaggtgagatgagggaggtgaggtggggtggggttgggtgaGATGAGGGAGTGAggatgaggtgaggtgaggtgagatgagggaggtgaggtggggtggggttgggtgaGATGAGGGAGTGAggatgaggtgaggtgaggtgagatgagggaggtgaggtggggtggggttgggtgaGATGAGGGAGTGAggatgaggtgaggtgaggtggggtggggtgagttgAGGTGAGGGGAGGGTGAGCGTGTTAAGACGCAGTGGACACGGCCCACCGCAGCGAGGCTAGGCAGCTCAGCTTGCGTCTGTCAGGCTTGCCGTGTTGGCGTGTGATACCTTGTCCTCTCTGCagggccctgcccctgcctgcctccctttgGGGCCCTGGGAGCTGCCTCCTGATCCCTCCGTGGGCAGGAAGTGGTGGTGCTGTGCTGCCTGGTCCAAGTGGGAGCAGGTGTCAGGCACCTTGCCTCAAGGCTGGCTAGTGCCCCACTGTGGGCCCGGGTGCTTGGGTTGCTGCTggctgttctctgtgtgtgtgtgtgtgtacgcatggcTGTTCCTGTGTTGTAATGTGTCCACGTGCAGTGTGTGTCCACAtgtactgtgtgtgtgcatgcactgtGTCCACTGTGTGTGCATCTGCATGCAGCGTGTGCACTGTGCGTGTCTGCGTGCACTGTATCCGTGTGCACTGTGTGTCCACATGCACTGTGCGTGTCCTTGTGAacagtgtgtgtgcactgtgtgtcCACATGCACTGTGCGTGTCCTTGTGAacagtgtgtgtgcactgtgtgctCTCGGTGAGCAGTGTCTGGCTTGAGGCCCTGCTGGACCCCGTGATCAGCGTGTCAGGCTCTGAGGCCCCCgctgccccacccacccacgcCTCCTCCATGCCCACCTCCTGGGGGTGTAGCTCTGGTGGGCATTGGTGCTGCATTTCCTGGTCGTTTTGATGTCATTTGGTTAAAgaggggcagcagaggctgggccagagccGGAGCAGCGTTTCTGGCCTCAGCACcgcatcccggcagccccgctccaGTTGTGTGTAGCGTCCTGGCAGAAGAGTCTTCGTTTATTCTAATGACTTGCTAGTGAACTCCATTTGCTGCTTTGTTCCCCAAGTGATTGAacggctagggctggaccaggctgaggccagcagcctggaactgctCTGCGTCCACTCTCCGGCGCAGGGCCTCAGCACTGGAGCGTCTGCAGCTGCTTTCcaagcgcatcagcagggagctggcaggaagctggatggggaggggTGGCTAGGAGCCGAGCTGAGCCCGCGTGTGGCTTTTCAGTTGGACTTCCAAGTGTGGCCAGCTCTGGGGGACGGCGTGCTGAGGCTGTCTACAGATCCGTGTACCTTGGTCCTTCGGTGTCCCTGGCTCTCCGCGTAGCCAGGCCCTCACATGGTGCTCCCATGGCCGCTGCTCAGAAATTGCCGCGGGTCCAGCTCTTTCCTTGTCTGGGGAGGAGTGCCTGTGGGGACGCCGGCTGGACTGAGGGGAGTCACACCCCAGCAGGCGCCGAGCAGGCTGCACTGCCTCTGCCGTGCCTGATGGCCCAGCCACTCCAGGCTGGTGACAGGCTGCACCCGGCGTGCATGG
This window of the Ochotona princeps isolate mOchPri1 chromosome 2, mOchPri1.hap1, whole genome shotgun sequence genome carries:
- the LOC101530671 gene encoding ATPase family AAA domain-containing protein 3, which produces MSWLFGINKGPQGEGAGPPLPLPPAPPGAEGGGDRGAGDRPAPKDKWSNFDPTGLERAAKAARELEHSRHAKEALSLAQMQEQTLQLEQQSKLKEYEAAVEQFKSEQIRVQAEERRKTLSEETRQHQARAQYQDKLARQRYEDQLKQQQLINEENLRKQEESVQKQEAMRRATVEREMELRHKNELLRVEAEARARAKAERENADITREQIRLKAAEHRQTILESIRTAGTLFGEGFRAFVTDWDKVTATVAGLTLLAVGVYSAKNATAVVGRYVEARLGKPSLVRETSRISVLEALRHPVQVSRRLLSRPQDALEGVVLSPSLEARVRDIAIATRNTKKNKSLYRNVLMYGPPGTGKTLFAKKLALHSGMDYAVMTGGDVAPMGRDGVTAMHKVFDWANTSRRGLLLFVDEADAFLRKRATEKISEDLRATLNAFLHRTGQHSSKFMLVLASNQPEQFDWAVNDRIDELVNFELPGLAERERLVRLYFDKHVLRPATEGKQRLKLAQFDYGQKCSEVARLTEGMSGREISQLAVAWQAMAYASEDGVLTEAMMDARVQDAIRQHQQKTQWLKAEGPQLESSPVP